From Streptomyces cyaneogriseus subsp. noncyanogenus, the proteins below share one genomic window:
- a CDS encoding nuclear transport factor 2 family protein translates to MTARPPLPPFTRETAALKVQAAEDAWNTRDPHRVALAYTRDSVWRNRDTFLTGRAAIVEFLTRKWQRERDYALRKELWAWDGNRIAVRFQYESRDADGRWWRSYGNELWEFDEHGLMARREASIDDVPIEEGERRIRGPRPETERGRPFPLQ, encoded by the coding sequence GCCCTGAAGGTGCAGGCCGCCGAGGACGCCTGGAACACCCGCGACCCGCACCGGGTGGCGCTCGCGTACACGCGGGACTCGGTCTGGCGCAACCGGGACACCTTCCTGACCGGGCGCGCCGCCATCGTCGAGTTCCTGACCCGCAAGTGGCAGCGCGAGCGGGACTACGCCCTGCGCAAGGAACTGTGGGCCTGGGACGGCAACCGCATCGCGGTGCGCTTCCAGTACGAGTCGCGCGACGCGGACGGCCGGTGGTGGCGCTCCTACGGCAACGAACTGTGGGAGTTCGACGAGCACGGCCTGATGGCCCGCCGCGAGGCGAGCATCGACGACGTCCCGATCGAGGAGGGGGAGCGCCGGATCCGCGGGCCCCGGCCCGAGACCGAGCGCGGGCGCCCGTTCCCCCTTCAGTAG